Within the Dolichospermum compactum NIES-806 genome, the region TTTGATTCGGGGCAACTTGGGCGCGGATAATATTCGCAGCGACATTAAAATCCTTTGCTAGTCGGTAGGTAACAGGCATTTGAATCGCCCGTTTGGGAAAAGTCAGGGTAACTCTTTTTTTCATTATGTGAGAAAACAGTAAAATGAACTAAGTTAATAAGTCTTAATAAATTGATTATGAGTACCGAATCCCCTGTAAATTCTAGTAACCGCATCAAAAACTTCTTAATTGCCATTGTAGCGATCGCTTTGGGAGTTGCCCTCTTCTTAGGACTTAAAACTGATTCTACCTCAGTTTCCCTGGCGGAATTAGGTAAAACTGCCATGCCCTTAGAAGTAGCCCTCAGCAACGGAAAACCCTCTCTAGTCGAGTTTTACGCCGATTGGTGTACAGTTTGTCAGAAAATGACACCCGACATGGCAAAACTCAGAGAAAAGTACAATAAAAACCTGAATTTTGTCATGTTGAATGTTGATAATACCAAATGGTTGCCAGAAATGCTCAAATATCGAGTAGATGGCATTCCCCACTTTATATTTTTGGGTAAACAAGGGGAAACCATCGCCGAAACCATTGGTGATATCCCCCGCACCATTATGGCTAGTAATTTAGAAGCCTTAATTGCCGGTTCTACCCTTCCCCACATTCAAAGTAATGGCAAAACCTCCCAATTTTCTACCTCAGTCGCCACAGATAGTAATCAAGATGATCCTCGCAGTCATGGTAGTCAAGTCGTAAATTAGATGATTGGAGATTGGGGATTGGGGATTGGGGATTGGTATTATTTAATTATTGGCTAAAAAAGCATCAAATTTTTTCATATCTTCCATAAATATCTGATGACAACCTATAAGTTTATTAGCTAAGTCAATGATTCTCTGATGATCTAAATCATAGGCATACAAATTTCTGCTGACATGACGAAATCCTCTAAACTCATTAAGTTGTTCATAAGTATCTTAAGAAATAATAGCAGGGCGGACATTTGGAACTGGAACTAATAACTGTCCTAATAACTGTATGTGCCAATCTGCACTTGATGGAGTAACACCATCCATTTGTTTAGCAATTAAAGCAAAAACTCTTTCAACACCAGTATAGAAATTTTGTACATATAATGCTAAACCACTCATCAAGCCATCAAGATAAATAGGATCATCATTTTGCTGAATTAATAATAATAATCTATTAACTCTATTCACCAATTCTTCAAGCTTGATTAGTTCTTCAGAAATTTTTTTCCTCAATCCAATCATAGTTCTATTCCTTGAGAAATTGCAGGTAAAATATAAGATTTAGCGTGTTGTGCTTCCATCAAATCAAGAGAAAAATCTTCAGCAATATCTAAAAGAACCCCCACTGCTTTAAAATAATCTTTTTCTGGTAAACCCCAAACAGCTAAATCAATATCAGAACGCCAACTCATTTGTTGATGATCCAATAAAGAACCGAATAAGACAACTTTTTCTGCACCAAATCTTTCTTTCAATATTTTGGCACATTGTCGAGCAATTTTTAAACCTTGCTTTTGGCGTTCTTGCATAGCAACTAGAAACTGAGGACGATTTTTTCTAGCTTCTAAAATCTCTTGGATAATTCGTTGTTTAGTAGCTTCATTAATGAGACTCATAGTTTCTCAAATGTGGGAATTTTCTAAAATAATTATAACTCGACTTCCGGGAAAATTGCTCTATCAGACATTACTCAAAGTAAGATAGTGTATGATTGTCTTTTTTCTCAAAATTTACTATGGCTACAATTAACGACAACTACCTGAAACTCAAAGCTGGTTATCTGTTTCCAGAAATTGCGCGACGGGTAAATGCTTTTGCACAAGCTAACCCTGATGCTAAAATCATTCGCTTGGGGATTGGTGATGTCACCGAACCCTTACCAGAAGCTTGTCGCACAGCCATGATTAAAGCTGTAGAAGATATGGGCGATCGCTCATCTTTTAAAGGATATGGGCCAGAACAAGGTTATGCTTGGTTAAGGGAGAAAATCGCCACCCACGACTTCCAGGCACGGGGAGCAGCCATAGAAGCCGATGAGATCTTCATTTCCGACGGTTCTAAGTGCGATTCTGGCAACATTCTCGATATTTTTGGCAAAAATAACATCATCGCCGTTACTGACCCCGTATACCCCGTTTACGTAGATACCAACGTCATGGCGGGTAATACAGGAGACGCTAATGAAAAAGGGGAATATGGTGGTCTAGTTTATTTACCTGTCACCGCTGAAAATAATTTCACAGCGGAAATTCCTAGCCAAAAAGTTGATTTAATTTATCTTTGCTTTCCTAATAATCCCACAGGTGCAACTGCAACTAAAGAACATTTGCAAGCATGGGTAAATTATGCCAAAGCTAACGGTTCAATTATCTTCTTTGATGCTGCTTACGAAGCATTTATTACAGATCCTACCTTACCTCATTCTATTTTTGAAATCGAAGGTGCGAGAGATTGTGCGATTGAATTCCGTTCTTTCTCCAAAAATGCCGGGTTTACCGGAACTCGTTGCGCTTTAACTGTTGTTCCCAAAAACCTCACAGCTAAAGCTGCTGATGGTTCTCATGTCGAACTTTGGAAACTCTGGAATCGTCGTCAATCTACCAAATTTAATGGCGTTTCTTATATTATTCAACGGGGTGCAGAAGCAGTTTATTCAGAAGCAGGACAAACACAAATCAAAGCTTTGGTAAACTTCTATTTAGACAATGCCAAAATCATTCGTGAAGAACTGACAAATGCTGGTTTAAATGTTTATGGTGGTGTCAATGCACCTTATGTATGGGTGCAAACTCCTCATGGTTTATCCAGTTGGGAATTTTTCGATAAATTATTAGAAACTGTGAATGTAGTAGGAACTCCCGGTTCTGGTTTCGGCGCTGCAGGTGAGGGTTATTTCCGCATTTCTGCCTTTAATAGTCGGGAAAATGTGGAAGAAGCCATGAAGCGAATCACTGCTAAGTTTAAGGTGTAATTCAAGTTTAATAATTTATGGTGGGTAATTCCCACCTTACTTTTGTGAAATGACACTTCCCCAGTCATTTACAATCCGTAGAAGTCCTCATTTAAAATTTGCTCAATGGAAAAAGGAAAGGTGATAGGATATTCACTTTCTTCCGGTATCCGCACCCCAAATTTGGCAAATTTACTCTCCTTAATTGCTAACTTACGAGCATCGGGATAAGCTTTTTCTATAGCTTCAACCAAGAAACTTTTAAGAGAGGGAGTATCGGCTAAATTATCCAGAACCCGCTGACGATGTTCCATAACTAAACTGTACCAACTTCCCTTCATTGAATCAGGTGCATCATGCTGAATCTTTAACTTGAGTAAATGAGCCAATAAAATTTTGAGATTACTTCTGAGCGTATTCTTCTCCGATTTACCCAAATCAACTAACTCCTCAATCAAATGCTGAATATCTAGCGACTCAAATTCATGATTCTGTAACTGCTGAATTGTTTGCTCAATCCATAATTGCAAATCGCTATCATATAGGGTGTTAGACATCTTTTAGATTTACTCCCAGTGCAAATTTTGATTTAGTGAAGTAAGAGAATTAAGCCATCAAACTCTTATCTTTTCCCTATTCCCTTGTCTCCAGCAATAATTTATCTGATACCTACTGTATTTAAGATGTGACAACTTGATGTAATTCATGGGGAGTCAGATGAGAATGAACAACTTCACCATCACGAAACCAAACAATCCGTTTAGTTTGTCGCGCAACTTCTGATTCAT harbors:
- a CDS encoding thioredoxin family protein is translated as MSTESPVNSSNRIKNFLIAIVAIALGVALFLGLKTDSTSVSLAELGKTAMPLEVALSNGKPSLVEFYADWCTVCQKMTPDMAKLREKYNKNLNFVMLNVDNTKWLPEMLKYRVDGIPHFIFLGKQGETIAETIGDIPRTIMASNLEALIAGSTLPHIQSNGKTSQFSTSVATDSNQDDPRSHGSQVVN
- a CDS encoding nucleotidyltransferase family protein, whose translation is MSLINEATKQRIIQEILEARKNRPQFLVAMQERQKQGLKIARQCAKILKERFGAEKVVLFGSLLDHQQMSWRSDIDLAVWGLPEKDYFKAVGVLLDIAEDFSLDLMEAQHAKSYILPAISQGIEL
- a CDS encoding LL-diaminopimelate aminotransferase translates to MATINDNYLKLKAGYLFPEIARRVNAFAQANPDAKIIRLGIGDVTEPLPEACRTAMIKAVEDMGDRSSFKGYGPEQGYAWLREKIATHDFQARGAAIEADEIFISDGSKCDSGNILDIFGKNNIIAVTDPVYPVYVDTNVMAGNTGDANEKGEYGGLVYLPVTAENNFTAEIPSQKVDLIYLCFPNNPTGATATKEHLQAWVNYAKANGSIIFFDAAYEAFITDPTLPHSIFEIEGARDCAIEFRSFSKNAGFTGTRCALTVVPKNLTAKAADGSHVELWKLWNRRQSTKFNGVSYIIQRGAEAVYSEAGQTQIKALVNFYLDNAKIIREELTNAGLNVYGGVNAPYVWVQTPHGLSSWEFFDKLLETVNVVGTPGSGFGAAGEGYFRISAFNSRENVEEAMKRITAKFKV
- a CDS encoding DUF29 domain-containing protein, with the translated sequence MSNTLYDSDLQLWIEQTIQQLQNHEFESLDIQHLIEELVDLGKSEKNTLRSNLKILLAHLLKLKIQHDAPDSMKGSWYSLVMEHRQRVLDNLADTPSLKSFLVEAIEKAYPDARKLAIKESKFAKFGVRIPEESEYPITFPFSIEQILNEDFYGL